From the Candidatus Peregrinibacteria bacterium genome, one window contains:
- a CDS encoding transglycosylase domain-containing protein, with protein sequence MKNPFQKKSLRRNAHETIQKFSFASLAHQKKQKPPRSFWKIVSSLFLLFFSLGLIGLSVLLFVVLKDLPDVSNPEALLFSESTVIYDREGKVQLYAIHGDQNRRILPIQNINQNMINAILSAEDDAFFTHDGFDFGGISMAFCHEIFGNLGGMCPQRGGSTITQQVIKNFFLTPERTIVRKLREIVLAYKIEHQYSKEEILGLYLNGISFGSAFHGVETASQAYFSISASELSPAQAAILASLPKEPTRLSPYGEQAFSHVLLDPEIIQKNNLETFDDVNAFSADSWRAGLVGREIPLANGKTAYFEGRSDWVIKRMHSLGYLSDAKYEQAQEELKIITFSEYREAITAPHFVMWIRQQLEEKYGPDLIQRGGLRVITTLDVGMQEKAEEAIQKSRQKNTEQYKAKNAALVAMDPQTGEIRALVGSADYWDKEIDGNVNVILKKRLPGSSFKPIDYAAAFLAGKLSPASILFDVETDFGNGWKPKNFDGTFRGPVSVRKALGNSLNIPAIKATIIAGPEKVYEMATNLGIHFDQEPDFYGAAIALGGAEARPLDMAVAYSAFVNGGYLREPVGILRVEDRSGNILFSAKHEVPQEEEPVLNPAVSYLVADMLSDPNARGPGWNSRLQLPGRWNIVKTGTADKKVKDVAFPADCWTIGGTPDLITAVWTGNSTGEVLGSRASGFEIAAPIWYSFMTEAFQGIPSNRPPLPQGITSVLVSKLSGLLPSEGFPKSLLIQETFATANIPSTEDTSLSFVEVDSISGKLPSTFTPKDAIEKRAVPNLHSYYPDRPEWENPVQEWLTKNRETFLTELGIGEDISATIPTEQDDVHTQKTRENAPRVSFVNPTEGGNVSAPRMAISIDANIPNGFHSVRFFVDDRLLKSFDAPEEQYVIPIARSASDKIRLRVEVQDTLLYSGSAEITVSPKKDTSPPDVSITVPHPNESFSGGTSLLFSADAVDIFGAVQKVEFFVNNERIGADLFAPFEWEWESPNTDAEYVLLVVATDYSGNQMESSAPFRIRKTETSETFKIRTPQNGSIVSCGESIRLEAGTDTELRNDFDHLELWGEGNGEKKRIANFSELTATGIFTATFSPEKCGEWRFYLKAFRKNASPRISGRISVRFQ encoded by the coding sequence GTGAAAAATCCGTTTCAAAAAAAATCTCTTCGGCGCAATGCACACGAAACGATTCAAAAATTTTCTTTTGCGTCGCTCGCTCACCAGAAAAAACAAAAACCTCCTCGTTCTTTTTGGAAAATTGTCTCCTCACTTTTTCTCCTCTTTTTTTCCCTCGGGCTCATTGGGCTTTCCGTTCTCCTTTTTGTAGTCTTAAAGGATCTCCCCGATGTTTCAAATCCAGAAGCACTTCTTTTTTCCGAATCAACCGTTATCTACGATAGAGAAGGGAAAGTTCAGCTCTACGCAATCCACGGAGATCAAAATCGTCGCATTCTTCCCATACAGAATATTAACCAGAACATGATAAACGCTATTCTCTCTGCAGAAGACGATGCGTTTTTTACTCATGATGGATTTGATTTTGGGGGAATTTCCATGGCGTTTTGTCATGAAATTTTTGGAAATCTTGGTGGTATGTGTCCTCAGCGAGGAGGAAGTACAATTACACAGCAAGTTATCAAAAATTTCTTCTTAACCCCCGAGCGAACGATTGTACGAAAATTGCGTGAAATTGTGCTCGCCTACAAAATAGAACACCAGTACAGCAAAGAGGAGATTCTTGGACTCTATCTAAACGGCATCTCTTTTGGCTCGGCTTTTCATGGAGTCGAAACTGCAAGTCAGGCATATTTTTCCATTTCTGCCTCCGAGCTTTCTCCAGCACAAGCGGCAATATTAGCATCACTCCCAAAAGAGCCAACTCGACTTTCTCCATATGGAGAACAAGCTTTTTCTCATGTTCTCCTCGACCCCGAAATCATTCAGAAAAATAATCTCGAAACCTTTGACGATGTGAATGCATTTTCTGCCGATTCATGGAGGGCAGGACTTGTTGGAAGGGAGATTCCTCTGGCAAATGGGAAGACAGCATATTTTGAGGGGAGATCCGATTGGGTGATAAAGCGAATGCACTCTCTTGGCTACCTCTCTGATGCTAAATACGAACAAGCACAAGAAGAGCTCAAAATCATAACTTTTTCCGAATATCGTGAGGCAATTACTGCTCCTCATTTTGTTATGTGGATCCGCCAACAGCTTGAAGAAAAATATGGGCCAGACCTCATTCAACGTGGTGGATTACGAGTAATCACAACACTTGATGTTGGAATGCAAGAAAAAGCAGAAGAAGCGATTCAAAAAAGCCGTCAAAAAAACACAGAACAATACAAAGCGAAAAATGCGGCACTTGTTGCCATGGATCCTCAAACAGGGGAAATACGAGCACTCGTTGGCTCTGCCGATTATTGGGACAAAGAAATTGACGGGAATGTAAATGTTATTCTCAAAAAACGTTTACCAGGAAGTAGTTTTAAACCAATCGATTATGCGGCGGCGTTTCTTGCCGGAAAGCTTTCTCCAGCAAGTATTCTTTTTGATGTAGAAACAGATTTTGGAAATGGATGGAAGCCAAAAAACTTTGATGGAACATTTCGAGGTCCTGTTTCTGTCCGAAAAGCTCTCGGAAATTCTCTTAATATTCCTGCGATAAAAGCAACTATCATCGCCGGTCCCGAAAAGGTCTATGAAATGGCAACGAATCTTGGCATTCATTTTGATCAGGAACCAGATTTTTATGGTGCCGCCATTGCACTTGGAGGAGCAGAGGCACGACCACTCGATATGGCGGTTGCTTATTCCGCTTTTGTGAATGGCGGATATCTGCGGGAACCGGTGGGAATTTTGCGCGTGGAAGATCGATCTGGAAACATTCTCTTTTCTGCAAAACACGAAGTTCCACAAGAAGAAGAGCCCGTACTTAATCCTGCTGTATCATATCTTGTGGCGGACATGCTCTCTGATCCCAATGCTCGAGGACCAGGATGGAATAGTCGACTCCAACTTCCAGGAAGATGGAATATTGTGAAAACAGGCACTGCCGACAAAAAAGTAAAAGATGTTGCCTTTCCAGCGGATTGTTGGACTATTGGCGGAACCCCAGATCTCATCACAGCGGTATGGACAGGAAATAGTACAGGAGAAGTGCTTGGTAGTCGTGCAAGTGGGTTTGAAATTGCCGCCCCTATTTGGTACTCTTTCATGACAGAAGCATTTCAGGGTATCCCCTCAAATCGTCCTCCACTTCCTCAGGGCATTACCTCTGTTCTCGTCTCCAAACTTTCAGGACTCCTTCCGTCTGAAGGTTTTCCTAAGTCACTTTTAATTCAAGAAACATTTGCCACGGCGAATATTCCATCGACAGAAGATACTTCACTCTCTTTTGTAGAAGTCGACTCTATCAGTGGAAAACTTCCCAGCACGTTTACACCAAAAGACGCCATTGAGAAGCGCGCAGTTCCCAATCTTCATTCCTACTATCCCGATCGACCTGAATGGGAGAATCCTGTACAAGAGTGGCTAACAAAAAACAGGGAAACATTTTTGACAGAGCTTGGTATTGGAGAAGATATTTCGGCGACCATTCCCACAGAACAGGATGATGTTCATACACAAAAAACACGTGAAAATGCGCCTCGTGTTTCTTTTGTCAATCCAACCGAGGGGGGCAATGTCTCTGCTCCTCGCATGGCAATTTCTATAGATGCGAATATTCCAAACGGATTTCATTCGGTTCGATTTTTTGTGGATGACCGACTTTTGAAATCATTTGATGCTCCTGAAGAACAATATGTTATTCCTATAGCTAGAAGTGCCTCAGATAAAATTCGGTTGCGCGTTGAAGTGCAAGACACACTCCTCTATTCTGGAAGTGCCGAAATTACTGTTTCGCCAAAAAAAGACACTTCTCCTCCGGATGTTTCTATTACCGTCCCACATCCAAACGAAAGCTTTTCGGGAGGAACATCGCTCCTCTTTTCGGCAGACGCAGTAGATATCTTTGGCGCAGTACAAAAAGTAGAATTCTTTGTGAATAACGAGCGAATTGGTGCTGACCTTTTTGCCCCATTTGAGTGGGAGTGGGAAAGTCCCAATACGGATGCAGAATACGTACTTCTCGTAGTAGCAACCGATTATTCTGGGAATCAAATGGAATCATCCGCTCCTTTTCGCATTCGCAAAACCGAAACCTCGGAAACATTTAAAATACGAACCCCTCAGAATGGAAGCATTGTTTCCTGTGGAGAAAGTATTCGCCTAGAAGCCGGAACAGACACAGAACTTCGAAACGACTTCGATCATTTGGAGCTCTGGGGAGAGGGAAATGGTGAGAAAAAGAGAATCGCAAATTTTTCGGAATTAACAGCAACTGGCATTTTTACAGCCACCTTTTCTCCAGAAAAATGCGGAGAATGGCGTTTCTATCTAAAAGCTTTCCGAAAAAATGCTTCCCCTCGTATTTCGGGTCGAATCTCAGTTCGGTTTCAGTAG
- a CDS encoding ribonucleotide-diphosphate reductase subunit beta, translated as MSQKQIVFDPNAESTAKRINLRRVINGEDDGLMQVSPLKHPWAQEVFKTMQMNNWMPEEVPMGEDVQQWRQDGFLTENERRVYKRALAFVSNLDGIQTENLTTNVVRQITSPEVKLALVRQAYEEALHVHSYATMVEALGFDPDEIYGMYKKDLELYEKNRYVLSSFAKISENNFHTGTPETDADFLESCMANIVLEGIYFYSAFLVFYVLRRNQKMPGSAQMIQFINRDEDMHLRLFTHIFNTIREEQPEIWTKEMQDRCTKIVLGAYEHELDWGKSCIHEGILGLTPENLEQYLQFVADMRLRQTGLPKQFHAENPFPWIDEITQNSMIETNFFEGTVREYSTGALEW; from the coding sequence ATGTCTCAAAAACAAATCGTATTTGACCCAAATGCGGAATCAACAGCAAAACGAATCAATCTTCGTCGGGTTATTAATGGAGAAGATGATGGGCTCATGCAGGTTTCTCCGTTGAAGCATCCTTGGGCGCAAGAGGTTTTTAAAACCATGCAGATGAACAACTGGATGCCAGAAGAAGTTCCCATGGGAGAAGATGTTCAACAGTGGCGCCAAGACGGATTTCTTACTGAAAATGAGCGGCGTGTGTACAAGCGTGCGTTAGCCTTTGTGTCGAATCTCGATGGTATTCAGACGGAAAATCTCACAACAAATGTGGTGCGACAAATAACTTCTCCAGAAGTAAAGCTCGCTTTGGTGCGACAGGCGTATGAAGAAGCACTTCATGTGCATAGCTACGCCACCATGGTTGAAGCACTTGGGTTTGATCCTGATGAAATTTATGGCATGTATAAAAAAGATTTGGAGCTCTACGAGAAGAACAGGTACGTTCTCAGTTCCTTTGCAAAAATTTCAGAAAACAATTTTCATACGGGAACGCCTGAGACTGATGCTGATTTTTTGGAATCGTGCATGGCGAATATTGTTCTTGAGGGAATTTATTTCTACTCCGCTTTTCTCGTATTTTATGTGCTTCGTCGAAATCAAAAAATGCCAGGTTCAGCTCAGATGATTCAGTTTATCAATCGAGATGAAGACATGCATCTTCGCCTTTTTACGCATATTTTTAATACTATTCGTGAAGAACAGCCAGAAATTTGGACAAAAGAAATGCAGGATCGATGCACCAAAATTGTCTTAGGAGCGTATGAGCACGAACTCGATTGGGGGAAATCGTGTATTCATGAGGGTATTTTGGGTCTCACTCCAGAAAATCTTGAACAATATCTCCAATTTGTTGCAGATATGCGCTTACGACAGACGGGTCTTCCCAAACAGTTTCATGCGGAAAATCCATTTCCATGGATTGATGAGATTACGCAAAACTCTATGATTGAGACGAATTTTTTCGAAGGAACTGTTCGTGAGTACAGCACTGGAGCACTCGAATGGTAG
- the rpsB gene encoding 30S ribosomal protein S2: MSTSEKLIRELAENACHFGHKTSRWNPKVESFLWGKKGGVHIFDLQKTAEGLERILRIVAEMVRDKKTILFVSTKPQTKSILQEMNQGAGVPVVLEKWVGGLLTNFETVKGRIRRLKDIREMIETGEIEKFPKKEQSQIRKEGEKLEIAFGGIVNLYRLPDALFIIDGARDVIAIREANHLDIPVYGILDSNVDPQGYTDFIPANDDAVTSLSFLLGKVYEILKSEKSS, from the coding sequence ATGAGTACATCAGAAAAACTTATCCGCGAGCTTGCGGAGAACGCTTGTCACTTTGGACACAAAACGAGTCGTTGGAATCCAAAAGTGGAGTCCTTTTTGTGGGGGAAAAAGGGTGGAGTGCATATTTTTGATCTTCAAAAAACGGCAGAGGGGCTTGAGCGTATTCTCAGGATAGTTGCAGAAATGGTGCGCGACAAAAAAACTATCCTCTTTGTTTCAACAAAACCTCAGACAAAATCCATTCTTCAGGAAATGAATCAAGGAGCTGGTGTACCAGTTGTTCTTGAGAAATGGGTTGGTGGACTTTTGACAAATTTTGAAACAGTAAAAGGTCGAATTCGTCGTCTCAAAGATATTCGAGAAATGATTGAGACAGGAGAAATTGAAAAGTTTCCAAAAAAAGAACAATCTCAAATTCGAAAAGAAGGCGAAAAATTAGAAATCGCCTTTGGAGGAATTGTAAATCTCTATCGTCTTCCCGATGCCCTGTTTATTATTGATGGTGCACGAGATGTTATTGCCATTCGGGAGGCAAATCACTTGGATATTCCCGTCTATGGAATTCTCGATAGCAATGTCGATCCACAAGGATACACCGATTTTATTCCCGCAAACGATGATGCGGTAACGTCTCTCAGTTTTTTGCTCGGGAAGGTGTATGAAATTTTGAAATCCGAAAAATCATCATGA
- the tsf gene encoding translation elongation factor Ts: MTDISAKSVMELRQKTGVSMMACKSALQEAEGDTEKAIEILRKKGAMTAEKKSGRVTAEGAIAVSGRALASVRCETDFVARSEGFRKFVQELADKASTDGVEKAKEHFEEKKNEMIAVVGENLLLGDVAVIPEGDTVGSYIHSNAKVASVVALTGGTEEVAKDIAMHVVANSPKVIEPADIEDKEVAKEKEIWKEQLIQEGKSEEIIEKILLGKEKKYREEQAIQTQPFVKNPDVLIKDYVASENAVIESFSRAEV; encoded by the coding sequence ATGACTGATATTTCCGCAAAGAGTGTAATGGAGCTTCGACAAAAAACAGGTGTTTCTATGATGGCATGTAAATCTGCTCTTCAGGAGGCAGAGGGAGATACAGAGAAGGCGATAGAAATTCTCCGAAAAAAAGGCGCAATGACAGCAGAAAAGAAATCAGGAAGGGTGACAGCGGAAGGAGCTATTGCTGTTTCTGGTCGTGCGCTTGCTTCTGTTCGCTGTGAAACTGACTTTGTTGCTCGTAGCGAAGGTTTTCGCAAATTTGTTCAAGAGCTTGCCGACAAGGCAAGTACCGATGGAGTGGAAAAAGCAAAAGAGCACTTTGAAGAGAAGAAGAACGAAATGATTGCAGTGGTAGGAGAAAATCTTTTGCTTGGTGATGTTGCTGTTATCCCAGAAGGAGACACTGTGGGAAGCTATATTCACTCGAATGCAAAAGTCGCCTCTGTTGTTGCGCTTACAGGAGGAACAGAAGAAGTGGCAAAAGATATTGCGATGCACGTTGTGGCGAATTCTCCAAAAGTGATAGAGCCAGCAGATATCGAAGACAAAGAGGTGGCAAAGGAGAAAGAAATTTGGAAAGAGCAACTTATACAAGAAGGGAAATCAGAAGAAATTATAGAAAAAATTCTCCTTGGAAAAGAGAAGAAATATCGAGAGGAACAGGCAATTCAGACTCAACCGTTTGTAAAAAACCCAGATGTACTCATAAAAGATTATGTTGCCTCTGAAAATGCTGTTATCGAATCATTTTCTCGCGCCGAGGTATAA
- a CDS encoding homoserine dehydrogenase, translating to MLSTKVAIFGHGNIGGGVSRILLADQKRIEQEYGVHIELVAICTKDPEPDLDFAKQYHHLFVEAEDVFQREDISIVCETIGGVGVAKTFVQKALESGKHVVTANKKLIAEHFEELSDTAQKNNVHLLFEAAVGGGIPLLSTISQGLSGDVIQKIEGIMNGTTNFILTDMGNSGADFQESLQKAQKSGFSEADPTDDVEGYDTTSKLSILIAKAFGRYIPPKDIPRLGISRVTAADFLYAEILKKKIKLLVHAEQKEDGVIAEVSPVLLPESSSIAHVDGVLNALRLTGKYNTAGNMFVGEGAGRFPTAAALVSDMISIARGSPNPCTEVASGSCLSPSKRAYYFRFLVNDRPGLVGEIGVIFGKYGISIDAVHQAEGQSGDIHFVITTFPVEWDFLKSARKEIEACSFHVEPPFVLPIWK from the coding sequence ATGCTTTCTACAAAGGTTGCCATTTTCGGTCATGGAAATATTGGCGGAGGTGTTTCGCGCATTCTTCTTGCCGATCAAAAGCGAATAGAACAAGAGTACGGCGTGCATATAGAGCTTGTTGCCATTTGTACAAAAGATCCTGAGCCAGATCTCGATTTTGCCAAACAATATCACCATCTTTTTGTGGAAGCAGAGGATGTTTTTCAGAGAGAGGATATTTCCATTGTTTGTGAAACTATTGGAGGAGTTGGAGTGGCAAAAACTTTTGTGCAAAAAGCACTCGAATCGGGAAAACATGTGGTGACGGCAAATAAAAAACTCATTGCAGAACATTTTGAGGAACTTTCTGATACAGCACAGAAAAACAATGTTCACCTTCTCTTTGAAGCGGCGGTTGGCGGGGGGATTCCTCTTCTTTCTACAATCTCTCAGGGGCTTTCGGGAGATGTTATTCAGAAAATAGAAGGAATTATGAATGGAACAACCAATTTTATTCTCACTGACATGGGGAATTCTGGGGCAGATTTTCAAGAATCCCTTCAAAAAGCGCAAAAAAGTGGGTTTTCCGAAGCAGATCCGACGGATGATGTTGAGGGGTACGACACCACTTCAAAACTCTCTATTCTCATCGCAAAAGCCTTTGGAAGATACATTCCTCCGAAAGATATTCCTCGGCTTGGAATTTCTCGAGTTACCGCGGCAGATTTTCTGTATGCGGAAATTCTCAAGAAAAAAATAAAGCTCCTTGTTCATGCTGAGCAGAAGGAGGATGGGGTAATTGCAGAGGTGAGTCCCGTGCTTTTACCAGAGTCATCCTCCATTGCCCATGTTGATGGTGTGCTCAATGCTCTTCGTCTTACTGGAAAATATAATACTGCCGGAAATATGTTTGTTGGAGAAGGTGCAGGGCGATTCCCAACTGCCGCTGCACTTGTTTCGGATATGATTTCTATCGCTCGTGGCTCTCCCAATCCTTGCACAGAAGTCGCTTCGGGTTCTTGTCTTTCCCCATCAAAACGCGCTTACTATTTTCGGTTTTTGGTGAATGATCGCCCCGGACTTGTAGGAGAAATTGGGGTGATTTTTGGGAAATATGGTATCTCCATTGATGCTGTTCATCAGGCAGAAGGGCAATCGGGAGATATTCATTTTGTTATTACCAC